TCTTCTATGTTGGACTTCTTCACAAGATCTCTACTTGTATTGATCTCTCTTATACGTTCTTTGAATTGATTTCTCTTGTTGAACTCTTATAACAAGGCCATGTACTCTATGAATATTACAATAGATCACTCACTCCTCCATGAATGCAGCTTGGATCTTGGGTAAATAATATTATATCTAAAGATCCATTTTATTTGAGATAATTTGGTATGAAAAAATGAATCTcatattaaattatcatatttagtatgaaaaaaaaaaagagagatggtaaaaaaattaCTGAGCCCATGTTTATTTTTCGAAGAGAggagataaaataaatatcatggagtagttggtatttgataaattttttagtgaTGGTCATCcatacttgataaaaatatccctGCATATGCAATCATTGAATTTGTTCTAATATCTTtttaaattcattcaataaaaaaattttataaaaaaaataaaatatatatgatattatgtgaAGGGCTACGTGATTATAGTCATCATTTAAAACTAATTGGAGATGACAATGCTATTCtagtattaaaaattattttatattagaagatatatttataaatttaatcatattcctATATAGATTTATCTCcagataaatataataatttttttcaatattattttttaaaataattttttaactaaccaaatatgataaaaattattttcttctataattattttttcagataaataatttttaaaaattatcaaattatttcaaattctAATGTATTCCAACCAAACAGACCCTGGATGTACCCTattggttttattttctattattttctttAGTTAACCATGTGGTTCTGATAATTGATAGTAGAGCCGATTGTTGGCAATCCTGGACAACTCTTATAAAGCATCGAAATTGGTTACTCTTGTAGAAAACAATAATAATGTGGGTTGGTAGAATCAAATCATTTCCATAATGTGTCAATTGATGTGACAAACTCGATGGCCATCATGAAGAAATGTGGAGCAAGTGATTCTTGGACTTGagcaataaataataataaattgcaGTATGACTCTTCGTGATTGGGCTGTTAGACTGAAGCAATGCACTTAAAAAGTGTAATTAGGTACAGTGCTTGGTTGAAGAGCAATGGAATGTAATCGCGGAGGAGCTTAATTAACTGATCATATCCAAAGAGAAAGAATGTTGAGGATCACATATGAGACTTATTAGAATATGAAAATAGAAGGTAGATGGATTCATAAAGATGATCCAGTTCAAAACTTAACGACTTATATGTTGAATTAGGTCCCCACTTGTATGccaaaatcttttctttattgGATTTAAACCCCAtgttcctccaaaaaaaaaaaaaaaagagggaagagtGGCAACCATCGATCACATAACTtaatcttcctttttttttcacaGCTGAAGAGATTAATTGGCACCGGCACAAGAATAGCAccatttttcatttttcttgtaCAATCTGCCGGCATGCTAATCAAAGGTTTAGTTAGTAGGATCAGGCATGGTGGTGATTTTCAGCTAGATAACATGGCTTTTAAACAACATTTGAGAGGGACTGGGTTGTTCTCAAAGACAAAAATGTTTTATACTAAGCAGCAAGAAAATTAAGAGGTTGGTGGCtttggccctttttttttttttttgcttttacaGTATACAGTGATAGATATGGAGACTGGTCGAGATGCATTTAGACCTTGACTGAGGCAAAATGGTTCTTCTGTAGCACTTGGGAAACAAATGATAAGCTAGAAATAGtttaaaattcttttaatttcattttctaaataaaaatagTAAGTTGAAGCTGAACTCGGTTTATATAAGTTTAGAGAGTAGAGATTCATGTGAAGATGTTAGGTAAATTAATTAGAATAATACAAGCTTCAGAAAAAGACAATATACACTAATATCATAGTGCAACCTTTTTGCTGCCCATCATTAACATTACTTTGGCAAACAGTTGGTATCTAGTCTGGCCCCTAACAAAAGACATGGTTGTAAAGTCTTAGTTGTTAGTTAATAGAAAtagtataaattaattttaatttacaaaATACAACTGTAGTATCAAAAATCTTCTCAGCTGGCTTGACACATGGCACGGAGCCACGGATGTCATAAATGAAAGTAGTTAGTATAGagtaattatatcttatatcatATGACGATGCACCATCCCAACCATCTAATCTCATTCCTACGGTCCATAAAAAATCTATGGGCTGCATGATGAATGAAAATCTATTGGAATAAGATGAGGTGACTGACATGATGCGCTACCATATACGATACATTTAGTATaagatataatttatttattttattatttatttcatttattttttatatttatataataatttgatataaaatttatttttttatgtcagATTTTCCTGAAATGGGTTCCAACTTCTAAAAGActtaaaacatatgttccaaccaAATTATCAAAATCTTGTGGTTTCCTGTTAACATTGGACACCGGAGGGAACCCACCATGACTTCAGTGGCCTCCATTCCTTTCTCCATCCCCCAAGCAATTCCAGCAACCCAAAGTCCACCAGTCCAGAACTCAAACCTCTCCCTCCTCCAACTCTGCACCCACCTCCACGAGGCCAACCAAATCCATGCCCTCATGATCAAATCCTCCCAAGCCACCGACGCCTACTCCGCCGGCCGCCTCGCTGAATTCTACGCCATCTCGGACCATGGCAGCCTCCAGCACGCCGAGAAGGTCCTCCGCTCCCTCGAACACCCCCCCACCTTCATCTTTAACACCCTCATGAGGGGCCACCTCAACAGACGAATTCCCCTCCAATCCATCCACATCTACCACCAAATGCTCCTCGCCTCCGCCGAGCCCGATCACTTCACCTTCACGTTTGCTCTCAAGGCGAGCACCCAATTGCGCGCTCTGCCCATCGGCCACCAGCTCCATGCTCACATCGTCAAGCACGGGCTCCATTCCAATCCCCACATCCGCAACAAGCTCATCCATCTGTACGCTGTCTGTGGCCGCATCGGCGACGCCCGCAAGGTGTTCGACGGAAGTACCGAGCTGGATGTTGTTGCATGGAATAGTATGCTCGAAGGGTATGCGGATAACAAAGATGGGGGGTCTCTTCATGATCTCTTCTCCAGGATGCCTGCTCGTGATGTGGTGTCTTGGAACACCATGATGGCGTATCACATCGAGATGGGGGAGTTTGAGGAGGCCATCATGACGTTCCGGTCGATGCAGGAGAGCCATGAATGCCGCCCAAATAGAGTGACTTTGGTCAGTGTTCTTTCTGCGCTCAGCCATTTGGGTGCTCTGGGCCAAGGCCAATGGGCACATGCTTACATCAACAGGCATGGAATCGAGCTCGATGAGAACCTTAGCTCGGCGCTGATCAATATGTACTCCAAGTGTGGATGCATCGAAGGTGCGGTCTACACATTTGAGGTGACAAATTGCAGGAGTGCGGATGCTTGGAATGCTATGATATCTGGTTTCACAACAAATGGGCAGAGCTCAAGAGCTGTGGAGCTCTTCTCTAGGATGGAgtcgtcggcggtggagcctaatAGGATCACCTTCGCTTGTGTTTTGAATGCTTGTAGCCATGGAGGATTGGTCGATAAAGGCATCGAATATTTCAGGAAGATGAATGATGTTTACGGGACTGAGCCCGACATTGGACATTATGGATGCATGGTGGATCTCTTCAGTCGTGCAGGTTTGTTCGAAAAGGCTGAGGAGATGATTCGAGGAATGCCGATGGAACCCGATGCAGTTATGTGGAAGGCTGTGGTGGGTGCTTGTAGAATCCATAGGAATCTAGAGTTAGGTGAGAAGGCTGGATTTAGGCTTGTTAAAGCGGCTCCTGATGATCATGCTGCATATGTTCTGCTATCGAATATTTTCGCCATGGCGAATAACTGGAATGGAGTTCATAAGGTGAGGAAAATGATGTCAGAGAGAGGAGTAAGGAAGGTGCCTGGCTGCAGCTCCATTGAATTGGGTGGGGTGGTCCATGAATTCATAGCTGGAGATGTTTCTCAACCAAGGAAGAAGGAAATATATGAGATGATGGATGAAATCGGGGAGCGATTGAAGCTTGCAGGATATGAGCCTGATACTACACAAGTGTTACTGGATATAGATGAAGAAGAAGTGAAAGAAAGCTCCTTGGCTCTTCATAGTGAGAAGATTGCAGTAGCCTTTGGACTTATCAGCACCAAAGCAGGCACCACCATTAGGGTGGTGAAGAACCTCCGGATGTGTGGAGATTGTCATTCTGCCATAAAGCTTCTTACTGAGATCTATGAGAGGGATATAATTGTTAGGGATGCAAATAGATTCCATCACTTCAGGAAAGGATCCTGTTCTTGCATGGACTACTGGTAACCACCATGAttggaattacactaattttttccCCATTAATTGGAGAGTGTACAGGAGAACCGGCCGGAACTGCTAATTGAATTTTTCAACAATCTTAGATGTGACGTGATTTGTGTAGAGCTACAACAAGAGAGTAGAGCTGTACAATTTGCAAGAAGATGATCGATGCTTCGTTATTTCGCTATCTTATACATCATTTGACATCCGTTCATGCAAGATATTAGAACAGAGATGAAAagataatcaaatcaagatgatttCTCTTTATCACTAGATAATATCGAAAATGGATAAAACAGCCAATGAAATAAAGCTTGGTTATTACCAAAGAATTTTTCCAATTCTCAAAGTGCTTATTACAGGGGAAATGGTAAAGAAAAAACACAAttcattttcattttcattttccATCTGAATTTGCTTCTAGATTTTTGGTGAAAAGTGAAACGtccatttttcaaaatctttaaaattgatccgtggatttttttttttcttgccaaaacaaaaaaaatgcaAACTATTTTTTCTAGCatggaaaataattttctttcttttctcttttttaatgTTTTGCAATTCAAGAGGTAATATGTAGGCCTGAATTGGGTTCGGGCCAGCTCAACAGGTGAAATAGTTTAAGTCGAGTTTGGGCCTAATTATAGAGTCCTTTTGTCTTTCGAATTAAGTTCGAGTATAGTTTTGGCCCGGCCCAAGCCCAAGCTCGAATTCAAGCCCAATCAATAGTCCAAATATTTGGTCTGAGTTGGATCTTTAGCCAAGTAGGTTTAGCTGTTAGGAGGGGTTAGCCCAATCCCTAGCCAGCTAATCAGTTTTAACTTTAGGCCCGATCTCATCGTCTCGAAGAATCTTCGAATCCGAATACCTGATAGAAATTGGAATTCCTCTTCCCATCTTTCGATCTTCCCTCATCCTCAATATCGGTATTCCTTGATTCCTCATCCTCTCAAGAttttggatctagggttttgaaGTTCTTTTCATCTCCACCGTCGGTTGGTCGCTCCATGGTCCATTGGTCTTCCCTCATCATCGATCATCCTCATGCATCATCATCAATCATTGATCGCCGTTCATCGTTCGTTGTTTATCAGCCTAGCAAATACCTCCTATCGGCTCCCTCTTCTTCCGATCTTTCCTCATTATCGGTATTCCTTGATTCTTCATCCTCATGAAATTTGAGCTCTAGGATTTTGAAGTTCTCTCCACCTCCACCACCGGTTGGCCGCTCTAAGAtctaaggctgcaaatgggtcggatTGACTCACGATCCGATCCGACTCGTGGAGATCCGATCCGAACCATTTAAAAGGATCTACAGATTCAGATTGGGTTTTAAAATTGGATTCGTTCTATTTTTCAAGTCAAatttgaatttattgaattttgatctaatccGACCCACTTGAATTTCTAGATTTATATGGATCATATGCTCAATAACCTGATTTGATCCGAACTCATTATATAATCGAAACCTATTATATGCTAGCATGGGCTAGGCATAAATTACAGTGGACTGCCCATTTACACAAAATTATCTTCTTCCCTTTCCACCCCTATAATTGAATGGCACCTACTGATTCAAGCTAATGGAGTCCCCAATAAACATTATCTTCTTTCTTTCAACCTCCACAAGAAATCCTTCGTATCAAACCTATACAATATTTTCAAGTTAGAAAATTTGGAGGattaatgaaaaatagatatttcaCTTTCAGTTGTATCCCACGACTGGCTTCCACATATACATGAGGTATATCTTGGCAATTTTCTGGTATATAGATGTCACATATTGATGACCACTCCAAAAATCATTATGCCGTGAGTGTCATTGAATGGTAAACTAGTAAGATCAACTCCACTCATGAAAATCGACTGAATAGCTATAGTTGATGTCAGTTGGTTAATTTGACCCATGATCTAATTCAGATCCAATCTGGACCCGAATCGGACTTGTATTTCATGGATTAGGATCAAATTATACATTGACCCAATTGGgttcaaaaatttgatcatggatccGATCCGATCTAATCTGATATTCTATTAGATTGAGTCTGGATCCAATATTAAGATCCGATTAAAGAAccggatcggatcgggatcactCATGACCTGATCCAACCGGATCCATTTGCACCCCTGCTAAGATTCATCAATATTTCCTCATCATCGATCATCCTCATCCATCATCATCAATTATCGATCGTCGTTTGCCGTTCGCCCATCATCAGTCTTAGCGAGTACCTCCTACTGACTCCCCCTTCTTCCGATATTCCCTCATCTTCGATATTCTTTGAT
Above is a genomic segment from Elaeis guineensis isolate ETL-2024a chromosome 1, EG11, whole genome shotgun sequence containing:
- the LOC105061095 gene encoding pentatricopeptide repeat-containing protein At5g48910-like, which produces MTSVASIPFSIPQAIPATQSPPVQNSNLSLLQLCTHLHEANQIHALMIKSSQATDAYSAGRLAEFYAISDHGSLQHAEKVLRSLEHPPTFIFNTLMRGHLNRRIPLQSIHIYHQMLLASAEPDHFTFTFALKASTQLRALPIGHQLHAHIVKHGLHSNPHIRNKLIHLYAVCGRIGDARKVFDGSTELDVVAWNSMLEGYADNKDGGSLHDLFSRMPARDVVSWNTMMAYHIEMGEFEEAIMTFRSMQESHECRPNRVTLVSVLSALSHLGALGQGQWAHAYINRHGIELDENLSSALINMYSKCGCIEGAVYTFEVTNCRSADAWNAMISGFTTNGQSSRAVELFSRMESSAVEPNRITFACVLNACSHGGLVDKGIEYFRKMNDVYGTEPDIGHYGCMVDLFSRAGLFEKAEEMIRGMPMEPDAVMWKAVVGACRIHRNLELGEKAGFRLVKAAPDDHAAYVLLSNIFAMANNWNGVHKVRKMMSERGVRKVPGCSSIELGGVVHEFIAGDVSQPRKKEIYEMMDEIGERLKLAGYEPDTTQVLLDIDEEEVKESSLALHSEKIAVAFGLISTKAGTTIRVVKNLRMCGDCHSAIKLLTEIYERDIIVRDANRFHHFRKGSCSCMDYW